Proteins from one Caulobacter sp. X genomic window:
- a CDS encoding peptide MFS transporter has protein sequence MNIVIAAGVLITLVTGIPVLIQLLKGHPRGLIICFLAEMWERFSYYGMRAILIFYLTQHFLFDPKTASGHYGSYTSLVYLLPLLGGMLADKWLGTRKAVAFGALLLVAGHLAMAVEGKPAVQTLTYGGATYEFQSEGRGQERVSRLVVAGKPYEVAATKTGDFEIEGLPAGAPLPAVLPKADYKLDVTARDPFYLNVFWFALSLIILGVGFLKPNISTIVGQLYPQGDPRRDPGFTLYYYGINLGSFWASILCGLLGVSVGWWAGFGLAGLGMLAGFIVFVLGKPWLENKAEPPHPEALKTKVLGPLSLETAIYAVSLLGLVGIFFLVQFNGVVGMALNVGIIASLAYIGWFMMTQCAKAERERLALAVFLIFGAVVFWTLFEQAGSSLSLFAATNVQLDLVREPVRLLGGAITLGTLEQLKAAAIDPASTFWVNTSFNAPQTQMLNAGWILIFAPVFAALWTFLGARGRDPNPVIKFGLALIQVGAGFLLLQWGATFADGAFRLPLVFLVLMYMLHTTGEMCMSPVGLSQMTKLSPLSMVSFMMAVWFLALAIAQWVGGKVAGLAATETVGGQVLDPALALASSLKVFNVIGLVAVVIGVGFLALSPILKKWSHGADEVTA, from the coding sequence ATGAACATCGTTATCGCCGCGGGCGTCCTGATCACGCTCGTGACCGGAATTCCCGTCCTTATCCAGCTGCTCAAGGGCCATCCGCGCGGCCTGATCATCTGCTTCCTGGCCGAGATGTGGGAGCGGTTCTCCTACTACGGCATGCGCGCGATCCTGATCTTCTATCTGACGCAGCACTTCCTGTTCGATCCGAAGACCGCATCAGGCCACTACGGCTCCTACACCTCGCTGGTATACCTGCTGCCGCTGCTGGGCGGCATGCTGGCCGACAAGTGGCTGGGCACGCGCAAGGCGGTGGCGTTCGGCGCTCTGCTGCTGGTGGCCGGCCATCTGGCCATGGCGGTCGAGGGCAAGCCGGCGGTGCAGACGCTGACCTATGGCGGCGCGACCTACGAGTTCCAGTCCGAAGGCCGGGGCCAGGAGCGCGTGTCGCGTCTGGTCGTCGCCGGCAAGCCCTACGAGGTCGCCGCCACCAAGACGGGCGACTTTGAGATCGAGGGCCTGCCTGCCGGCGCGCCGCTGCCGGCCGTGCTGCCCAAGGCCGATTACAAGCTGGATGTGACCGCCCGCGACCCGTTCTATCTGAACGTCTTCTGGTTCGCCCTGTCGCTGATCATTCTGGGCGTCGGCTTCCTCAAGCCCAACATCTCGACGATCGTCGGCCAGCTTTATCCGCAGGGTGATCCGCGCCGCGATCCGGGCTTCACCCTCTACTACTACGGCATCAATCTCGGCTCGTTCTGGGCCTCGATCCTGTGCGGCCTGCTGGGCGTCAGCGTCGGCTGGTGGGCGGGCTTTGGCCTGGCGGGTCTGGGCATGCTGGCCGGCTTCATCGTCTTCGTGCTCGGCAAGCCTTGGCTGGAGAACAAGGCCGAGCCGCCCCATCCCGAGGCCCTCAAGACGAAGGTCCTGGGCCCGCTCAGCCTGGAGACGGCGATCTACGCCGTCTCGCTGCTGGGCCTCGTCGGCATCTTCTTCCTGGTGCAGTTCAACGGCGTCGTCGGCATGGCCCTGAACGTCGGCATCATCGCCTCGCTGGCCTATATCGGCTGGTTCATGATGACGCAGTGCGCGAAGGCGGAGCGCGAGCGGCTGGCGCTGGCGGTGTTCCTGATCTTCGGAGCGGTGGTGTTCTGGACCCTGTTCGAGCAGGCCGGCTCGTCGCTCAGCCTGTTCGCCGCGACCAACGTCCAGCTGGACTTGGTGCGCGAGCCCGTGCGCCTGCTGGGCGGCGCGATCACCCTGGGCACGCTGGAACAGTTGAAGGCGGCCGCGATCGATCCGGCGTCGACCTTCTGGGTCAACACCAGCTTCAACGCGCCCCAGACCCAGATGCTGAATGCGGGCTGGATCCTGATCTTCGCGCCGGTCTTCGCCGCGCTGTGGACCTTCCTGGGCGCGCGCGGGCGCGATCCGAACCCCGTGATCAAGTTCGGCCTGGCGCTGATCCAGGTCGGCGCCGGCTTCCTGTTGCTGCAATGGGGCGCGACCTTCGCCGACGGCGCGTTCCGCCTGCCGCTGGTCTTCCTGGTGCTGATGTACATGCTGCACACCACCGGCGAGATGTGCATGTCGCCGGTCGGCCTCTCGCAGATGACCAAGCTGTCGCCACTGTCGATGGTGTCGTTCATGATGGCCGTCTGGTTCCTGGCCCTGGCCATCGCCCAGTGGGTCGGCGGCAAGGTCGCCGGCCTGGCGGCGACCGAAACGGTTGGCGGGCAGGTCCTCGATCCGGCCCTGGCCCTGGCCTCGTCGCTGAAGGTCTTCAACGTGATCGGCCTCGTGGCCGTCGTGATCGGCGTCGGCTTCCTGGCCCTGTCGCCAATCCTGAAAAAGTGGTCGCACGGCGCCGACGAGGTGACCGCCTGA
- a CDS encoding DUF427 domain-containing protein, which translates to MKIPDASHPITIDPVPGVVRVIFEGHEIADSDDVLVLREADYPPVYYFPRDSVRTPFLRRTDKVTHCPYKGDAAYFTIYRDRQIIENAAWSYEDPYAAVGPIAGRIAFYPEHVEFQLNDRSPAETEAMDVDEVVLHTDSGSGNSQAERWPPNVDMPETENTESDLDPPNKGVGAI; encoded by the coding sequence ATGAAGATCCCCGACGCCAGCCATCCGATCACGATCGACCCCGTCCCGGGCGTGGTGCGGGTGATCTTCGAGGGCCACGAAATCGCCGACAGCGACGACGTGCTGGTGCTGCGCGAGGCCGACTATCCGCCGGTCTACTACTTCCCGCGCGACAGCGTGCGGACGCCGTTCCTGCGCCGCACCGACAAGGTGACTCACTGCCCCTACAAGGGCGACGCGGCCTATTTCACCATCTATCGCGACCGCCAGATCATCGAGAACGCGGCCTGGTCCTACGAGGACCCCTACGCGGCCGTCGGGCCGATCGCCGGGCGCATCGCCTTCTATCCCGAGCACGTGGAATTCCAGCTGAACGACCGCTCTCCCGCCGAGACCGAGGCGATGGATGTCGACGAGGTTGTCCTGCACACCGACAGCGGCTCGGGAAACAGCCAGGCCGAGCGCTGGCCGCCGAACGTCGACATGCCGGAGACCGAAAACACAGAGTCCGACCTCGACCCGCCCAACAAGGGCGTGGGCGCCATTTAG
- a CDS encoding GNAT family N-acetyltransferase, whose product MDDATTTLTPDDLAGFSGEALLALNNAHALELSWLAPERLVQLVGEAFVARRVGVADALLLAFDQDADYDSVNFLWFRERFNRFVYVDRVVVADAARGRGLARRLYADLFAAARAAGHARIVCEVNSDPPNPASDAFHAALGFVPVGTAEIHGGKKTVTYLERRL is encoded by the coding sequence ATGGACGACGCGACGACGACCCTGACCCCGGACGATCTGGCGGGCTTCTCCGGCGAGGCCTTGCTGGCTCTCAACAACGCCCACGCCTTGGAGCTGTCCTGGCTGGCGCCGGAACGGCTCGTCCAGCTGGTCGGCGAGGCGTTCGTCGCGCGTCGCGTCGGCGTCGCCGACGCCCTGCTCCTGGCCTTCGACCAGGACGCCGACTACGACAGCGTCAACTTCCTGTGGTTCCGCGAGCGCTTCAACCGCTTCGTCTATGTCGATCGGGTGGTGGTCGCCGACGCCGCGCGCGGGCGAGGGCTGGCGCGGCGCCTGTACGCCGACCTCTTCGCCGCCGCCCGCGCCGCCGGCCACGCGCGGATCGTCTGCGAGGTCAATTCCGACCCGCCCAATCCCGCGTCGGACGCCTTCCACGCCGCGCTCGGGTTCGTTCCGGTGGGAACGGCCGAGATCCACGGCGGCAAGAAGACGGTGACCTATCTGGAGCGGCGGCTCTAG
- the tldD gene encoding metalloprotease TldD: MNAPFPASSLSLLDAAGVDPERARQVLGEALAGADDGELFLERSESESFVFDDGRLKSASYDSGEGFGLRVVAGETAGYAHAAEISEAAIRRAADSASLAKRGHAGVAAEGPRATNEKLYGEDNPVSSPDFSDKVALLQEIDAFARARDPRVVQVMASLAGERRVVEILRADGRLIRDVRPLVRVNVQVTVEKDGRRETGSSGAGGRAGFAAWISPDKWREQVEESLRRALVNLDAVACPAGEMDVVLGPGWNGVLLHEAVGHGLEGDFNRKGISAFSGRIGERVAAPGVTVFDDGSIAGRRGSLTVDDEGTPTERTILIEDGILVGYMHDRMSARLMGMKATGNGRRQSYAHMPMPRMTNTGMLAGKDDPQEMIASLKRGLYCANFGGGQVDITNGKFVFQCTEAYLVEDGKITAPVKGATLIGDGPSALTKVTMIGDDFDFDPGIGVCGKSGQGVPVGVGQPSLKITGLTVGGTAV, from the coding sequence ATGAACGCTCCCTTCCCCGCCTCTTCCCTGTCGTTGTTGGACGCCGCGGGCGTCGATCCCGAACGCGCCCGCCAGGTTCTGGGCGAGGCCCTCGCCGGCGCCGACGACGGCGAACTCTTCCTCGAACGCTCCGAAAGCGAGTCCTTCGTGTTCGACGACGGACGGCTGAAGAGCGCCTCCTACGACAGCGGCGAAGGCTTTGGCCTGCGCGTTGTGGCCGGCGAGACGGCCGGCTACGCCCACGCCGCCGAGATCTCCGAAGCCGCCATCCGTCGCGCGGCGGACTCGGCCAGCCTGGCCAAGCGCGGCCACGCCGGCGTCGCGGCCGAGGGTCCCCGCGCCACCAACGAAAAGCTCTACGGCGAGGACAATCCGGTTTCCTCGCCCGACTTCTCCGACAAGGTCGCCCTGCTGCAGGAGATCGACGCCTTCGCCCGCGCCCGCGACCCGCGCGTCGTGCAGGTGATGGCCTCGCTGGCCGGCGAGCGCCGGGTGGTCGAAATCCTGCGCGCCGACGGCCGCCTGATCCGCGACGTGCGCCCGCTGGTGCGGGTCAATGTCCAGGTCACGGTCGAGAAGGACGGCCGGCGCGAGACCGGCAGCTCCGGCGCCGGCGGCCGCGCTGGCTTCGCCGCCTGGATCAGCCCGGACAAGTGGCGGGAGCAGGTCGAGGAATCCCTGCGTCGGGCGCTCGTCAATCTCGACGCCGTCGCCTGTCCCGCTGGCGAGATGGACGTGGTGCTGGGCCCGGGCTGGAACGGCGTGCTGCTGCACGAGGCGGTCGGCCACGGCCTGGAAGGCGACTTCAACCGCAAGGGCATCAGCGCCTTCTCGGGCCGCATTGGCGAGCGCGTCGCCGCGCCGGGCGTCACCGTGTTCGACGACGGCTCGATCGCCGGCCGCCGCGGCTCGCTGACCGTCGACGACGAGGGCACCCCGACCGAGCGGACCATCCTGATCGAGGACGGCATCCTCGTCGGCTACATGCACGACCGGATGAGCGCCCGCCTCATGGGCATGAAGGCCACCGGCAACGGCCGTCGTCAGTCCTACGCCCACATGCCGATGCCGCGCATGACCAACACCGGCATGCTGGCCGGCAAGGATGATCCCCAGGAGATGATCGCCTCGCTGAAGCGCGGCCTCTACTGCGCCAATTTCGGCGGCGGCCAGGTCGACATCACCAACGGCAAGTTCGTCTTCCAGTGCACCGAGGCCTATCTCGTCGAGGACGGCAAGATCACCGCGCCGGTCAAGGGCGCGACCCTGATCGGCGACGGTCCCAGCGCCCTGACCAAGGTGACGATGATCGGCGACGATTTCGACTTCGACCCCGGCATCGGCGTCTGCGGCAAGTCCGGCCAGGGCGTGCCGGTCGGCGTCGGCCAGCCGTCGCTGAAGATCACCGGCCTGACGGTCGGCGGGACGGCGGTCTAG
- a CDS encoding GIN domain-containing protein, whose protein sequence is MLIRNSLIVAAASFALAVGCFAGVAVIAGPQFLNEGWTFPLKDTVVIHKDGKVIRTESVSVKTSPVVDRTFAWTGKDTLQLDLPADVVFVQGPEAKIVVSGRQSYVDRLRVEGGRISLDDTNYVDHGRVTINALGVHVESDSEQVRITVIAPDVTKFDVRGSGDLDIRRYDHPTISVDVSGSGDVEAAGRVETASIDSSGSGHVDLSGLKAKTAIVDVSGSGGGAIFATDKAKIDISGSGDVELRTEPKTVTSEITGSGEVRREY, encoded by the coding sequence ATGCTGATCCGCAACTCGCTCATCGTCGCCGCGGCCAGCTTCGCGCTCGCCGTCGGCTGTTTCGCCGGGGTGGCGGTCATCGCCGGCCCGCAGTTCCTGAACGAAGGCTGGACGTTTCCGCTGAAGGACACCGTCGTCATCCACAAGGACGGCAAGGTGATTCGCACCGAAAGCGTCTCGGTGAAGACCTCGCCGGTCGTCGACCGCACCTTCGCCTGGACCGGCAAGGACACGCTGCAACTGGACCTGCCGGCGGACGTCGTGTTCGTCCAGGGCCCGGAGGCCAAGATCGTGGTGTCCGGCCGACAGTCCTATGTCGACCGCCTGCGCGTCGAGGGCGGCCGCATCAGCCTGGACGACACCAACTACGTCGATCATGGCCGCGTGACGATCAATGCGCTCGGCGTGCATGTCGAAAGCGACTCCGAGCAGGTGAGGATCACGGTGATCGCTCCGGACGTCACCAAGTTCGACGTGCGCGGCTCGGGCGATCTCGACATCCGCCGCTATGACCACCCGACCATTTCGGTCGACGTCAGCGGCAGCGGCGACGTCGAGGCGGCCGGCCGGGTCGAGACGGCCTCGATCGACAGCTCGGGCTCCGGCCACGTCGATCTGTCGGGCCTGAAGGCCAAGACAGCGATCGTGGACGTCTCGGGCAGCGGCGGCGGCGCGATCTTCGCCACCGACAAGGCCAAGATCGACATCTCCGGCAGCGGCGACGTCGAGCTGCGCACCGAACCCAAGACCGTCACGAGCGAGATCACCGGTTCGGGCGAAGTCCGCCGCGAATACTGA